Proteins co-encoded in one Medicago truncatula cultivar Jemalong A17 chromosome 8, MtrunA17r5.0-ANR, whole genome shotgun sequence genomic window:
- the LOC11423959 gene encoding disease resistance protein RUN1 — MSSSSSRSRPQWIHDVFINFRGKDTRKTFVSHLYAALTDAGINTFLDDENLKKGEELGPELVRAIQGSQIAIVVFSKNYVNSSWCLNELEQIMKCKADNGQVVMPVFNGITPSNIRQHSPVILVDELDQIIFGKKRALRDVSYLTGWDMSNYSNQSKVVKEIVSQVLKNLDKKYLPLPNFQVGLKPRAEKPIRFLRQNTRKVCLVGIWGMGGIGKSTIAKVIYNDLCYEFEDQSFVANIREVWEKDRGRIDLQEQLLSDILKTRKIKVLSVEQGKAMIKQRLRSKRILAVLDDVSELEQFNALCEGNSVGPGSVIIITTRDLRVLNILEVDFIYEAEGLNASESLELFCGHAFRKVIPTEDFLILSRYVVAYCGGIPLALEVLGSYLLKRRKQEWQSVLSKLEKIPNDQIHEKLKISFNGLSDRMEKDIFLDVCCFFIGKDRAYVTKILNGCGLHADIGITVLIERSLIKVEKNKKLGMHDLLRDMGREIVRESSPEEPEKRTRLWCHEDVVNVLEDHTGTKAIEGLVMKLPKTNRVCFDTIAFEKMKRLRLLQLDNVQVIGDYKCFSKHLRWLSWQGFPLKYTPENFYQKNVVAMDLKHSNLTQVWKKPQLIEGLKILNLSHSKYLKRTPDFSKLPNLEKLIMKDCQSLLEVHPSIGDLKNLLLLNLKDCTSLSNLPREIYQLRTVETLILSGCSKIDKLEEDIVQMESLTTLMAANTGVKQPPFSIVRSKSIGYISLCGYEGLSHHVFPSLIRSWMSPTMNSVAHISPFGGMSKSLASLDIESNNLALVYQSQILSSCSKLRSVSVQCDSEIQLKQEFRRFLDDLYDAGLTELGISHASHISDHSLRSLLIGMGNCHIVINILGKSLSQGLTTNSRDNFLPGDNYPSWLAYRGEGPSVLFQVPDDTNYCMKGMTLCVLYSTTPENLATEGLTSVLIINYTKLTIQIYRRDTVMSFNDEDWQDVVSKLGVGDNVEIFVSIGHGWTVKKMTVYLIYDQSNAMEIESSNAMEVAPSSDAKMEPLHEVELKPSPNVKMDPSAEEEVQPSLDVKMEPSVVVKNEPLLKTSRKNFTRLAKRVGECLCLNHN; from the exons atgtcttcttcttcttcaaggTCCAGACCTCAATGGATACACGACGTGTTCATCAATTTTAGAGGGAAAGATACTCGCAAGACTTTTGTTTCTCATCTCTATGCTGCTCTCACAGACGCTGGAATCAATACTTTTCTTGATGATGAGAATCTTAAAAAGGGAGAGGAGCTTGGACCAGAATTAGTTCGAGCAATACAAGGTTCTCAGATAGCCATCGTTGTTTTCTCTAAAAACTACGTTAATTCTAGTTGGTGTCTTAATGAACTCGAACAAATCATGAAATGCAAAGCAGATAACGGTCAGGTTGTTATGCCAGTATTTAACGGTATCACCCCTTCGAATATACGTCAACATTCCCCGGTAATATTAGTAGATGAGTTAGATCAAAttatatttggaaaaaaaaggGCACTCCGCGATGTTTCGTATTTGACTGGTTGGGATATGAGTAATTACAG TAATCAAAGCAAAGTTGTGAAGGAAATTGTTTCTCAAGTTTTGAAAAATCTAGACAAAAAATACTTACCTCTGCCAAATTTTCAAGTTGGATTAAAACCCCGTGCGGAAAAGCCGATTCGATTTTTAAGACAAAATACAAGAAAAGTTTGTTTAGTAGGGATTTGGGGGATGGGGGGGATTGGCAAAAGCACTATTGCCAAAGTCATATACAATGATCTTTGTTATGAATTTGAAGATCAAAGCTTCGTTGCTAATATTAGAGAAGTTTGGGAGAAAGATAGGGGCAGAATCGATTTACAAGAACAACTTCTTTCAGATATCCTGAAAACAAGAAAGATAAAGGTGCTTAGTGTTGAGCAAGGAAAAGCTATGATCAAGCAACGACTTCGTTCAAAACGCATACTTgctgtacttgatgatgttagTGAGCTTGAGCAATTTAATGCACTATGTGAAGGAAATAGTGTTGGTCCGGGAAGTGTAATAATCATCACAACCAGAGATCTGCGTGTACTTAATATCCTTGAAGTTGATTTTATCTATGAAGCAGAGGGATTGAATGCTAGCGAGTCCCTTGAGCTTTTCTGTGGACATGCTTTTAGGAAGGTAATTCCAACAGAAGACTTCCTTATTCTCTCAAGATATGTAGTTGCCTATTGTGGTGGAATACCACTAGCTCTTGAAGTCCTTGGATCTTACTTATTGAAGAGGAGAAAACAAGAGTGGCAGAGTGTATTATCAAAGCTTGAAAAAATACCCAATGATCAAATACATGAGAAACTAAAAATTAGCTTTAATGGTTTAAGCGATCGTATGGAAAAGGATATATTTCTTGATGTCTGTTGTTTCTTTATCGGCAAGGATAGAGCTTATGTTACAAAGATACTAAATGGTTGTGGACTTCATGCTGATATTGGAATAACAGTGTTGATAGAGAGAAGCCTCATAAAagttgaaaagaataaaaagcTTGGAATGCATGATTTGCTACGAGACATGGGAAGGGAAATTGTTCGTGAAAGTTCACCGGAGGAGCCTGAGAAGCGTACCCGATTGTGGTGTCATGAGGACGTAGTTAATGTACTGGAAGACCATACC GGAACAAAAGCCATCGAGGGATTGGTTATGAAGTTGCCAAAGACCAATAGAGTTTGCTTTGATACAATTgcttttgagaaaatgaagagATTGAGATTGTTGCAACTTGATAATGTACAAGTCATCGGAGATTACAAGTGTTTTTCAAAGCACCTGAGATGGCTTTCTTGGCAAGGATTTCCATTAAAATACACACCAGAAAACTTTTATCAGAAAAATGTAGTTGCTATGGACTTAAAACACAGTAATCTCACACAAGTTTGGAAGAAGCCTCAG ttGATAGAGGGACTGAAGATCCTAAATCTCAGTCATTCTAAGTACTTGAAAAGAACCCCTGACTTTTCAAAGTTACCAAACCTAGAAAAGCTAATTATGAAGGATTGTCAAAGTCTGTTGGAGGTACACCCGTCCATTGGAGATCTCAAGAATCTTCTTCTGTTAAATTTGAAGGACTGTACGAGTCTTAGCAATCTCCCAAGAGAGATCTATCAATTGAGAACAGTGGAAACTCTCATCCTTTCTGGTTGTTCAAAGATTGACAAATTGGAAGAAGATATAGTGCAAATGGAATCCTTGACAACTCTAATGGCAGCAAATACTGGAGTCAAACAACCACCATTTTCGATAGTGAGATCAAAAAGCATTGGATATATATCTCTATGTGGATATGAAGGATTATCACATCATGTTTTTCCTTCTCTCATTAGGTCTTGGATGTCACCAACAATGAATTCTGTAGCACATATTTCCCCTTTTGGTGGCATGTCAAAGTCTCTTGCTTCCTTGGATATAGAGAGCAATAATCTGGCTTTAGTCTATCAATCACAAATACTTAGCAGCTGTTCAAAACTTAGAAGTGTTTCGGTACAATGTGACTCAGAGATTCAACTGAAACAAGAATTCAGAAGATTTCTTGATGATCTATATGATGCCGGTCTTACTGAATTGGGAATATCACATGCATCACACATTTCGGATCATTCCTTGAGATCTCTTTTGATTGGAATGGGAAATTGCCACATAGTCATCAATATTCTTGGGAAGAGCTTATCACAG GGATTGACAACCAATTCTCGTGATAATTTCCTTCCGGGTGATAATTATCCTTCTTGGTTAGCCTATCGAGGTGAAGGACCTTCTGTATTATTTCAAGTTCCCGACGATACCAATTACTGCATGAAGGGAATGACTTTATGTGTTCTTTATTCAACAACACCTGAAAACTTAGCAACTGAAGGTCTGACTAGTGTCTTGATTATTAATTACACAAAATTAACTATCCAAATTTACAGGCGAGACACAGTAATGTCTTTTAATGATGAAGATTGGCAAGACGTGGTATCAAAATTAGGAGTTGGTGACAATGTGGAGATTTTTGTATCTATTGGGCATGGATGGACTGTTAAGAAGATGACTGTCTATCTAATTTACGATCAGTCAAATGCTATGGAAATCGAGTCATCAAATGCTATGGAAGTTGCCCCATCCAGTGACGCAAAAATGGAGCCATTACATGAAGTGGAATTGAAACCGTCACCCAATGTAAAAATGGATCCATCAGCTGAAGAGGAAGTACAACCATCACTTGATGTGAAAATGGAACCATCAGTTGTTGTCAAGAATGAACCATTACTGAAGACAAGTAGAAAAAACTTTACGAGACTTGCAAAGAGAGTGGGAGAATGTTTATGCTTGAACCATAATTGA